Proteins from one Elephas maximus indicus isolate mEleMax1 chromosome 12, mEleMax1 primary haplotype, whole genome shotgun sequence genomic window:
- the LOC126086905 gene encoding cytochrome b-c1 complex subunit 2, mitochondrial — translation MKLLTRAATLSRFYSLKVAPKVTATAAPAGPPPQPQDLEYTRLPNGLVIASLENYAPASRIGLFIKAGSRYEDSNNLGTSHLLRLASSLTTKGASAFKITRGIEAVGGKLSVTTTRENMVYTVECLRDDVDILMEFLLNITTSPEFRRWEVAALQPQLRIDKAVAFQNPQTHVIENLHAAAYRTALANSLYCPDYRIGKVTSEELHYYVQNYFTSARMALVGLGVSHPVLKQVAEQFLNMRGGLGLSGAKTIYRGGEIREQNGDSLVHAALVAESATVGSAEANAFSVLQYVLGAGPHVKRGSNATSSLYQAVAKGVHQPFDVSAFNAGYSDSGLFGIYTISQAAAAGDVIKAAYNQVKTIAEGNLSDTVIQDAKNKLKAGYLMSMESSEGFLNEVGFQALVAGSYVPPSTVFQQIDSVAATDVKNAALKFVSGKKSMAASGNLGHTPFVDEL, via the exons ATGAAGCTGCTAACCAGAGCCGCGACCCTGTCG AGGTTTTATTCCCTCAAAGTTGCTCCCAAAGTTACAGCTACAGCCGCCCCCGCAGGACCGCCTCCACAGCCTCAGGACCTCGAG TATACCAGATTACCAAATGGTTTAGTGATTGCTTCCCTGGAAAACTATGCTCCCGCATCAAGAATTGGTTTGTTCATCAAAGCAGGCAGTAGGTATGAGGACTCCAACAATTTGGGAACATCTCATTTGCTGCGACTTGCATCCAGTTTG ACTACAAAAGGAGCTTCAGCTTTCAAGATAACCCGTGGAATTGAAGCAGTTGGTGGTAAATTAAG TGTGACCACAACAAGGGAAAACATGGTTTACACCGTGGAATGCCTGCGGGATGATGT TGATATTCTCATGGAGTTCCTGCTCAATATCACCACATCACCAGAATTTCGTCGTTGGGAGGTAGCTGCCCTTCAGCCTCAGCTACGGATTGACAAAGCTGTGGCTTTCCAGAATCCGCAGACTC ATGTCATTGAAAATTTACATGCTGCAGCTTACCGGACTGCCTTGGCTAATTCCTTATATTGTCCTGATTATAGGATTGGAAAAGTGACATCAGAGGAG TTACATTACTATGTTCAGAACTATTTTACAAGTGCAAGAATGGCTTTGGTTGGACTTG GTGTGAGTCATCCTGTTCTAAAACAAGTTGCTGAACAGTTTCTCAACATGAGGGGTGGGCTAGGTTTATCTGGTGCAAAGACCATCTACCGTGGAG GTGAAATTCGAGAACAGAATGGAGACAGTCTGGTACATGCTGCTCTTGTAGCAGAAAGTGCTACTGTAGGAAGTGCAGAAGCAAATGCGTTTAGTGTTCTCCAGTATGTGCTCGGTGCGGGGCCACATGTCAAGAGGGGCAGCAATGCCACCAGCTCCCTATACCAGGCTGTTGCCAAGGGAGTTCACCAGCCATTTGAC GTTTCTGCTTTTAATGCTGGTTACTCAGATTCCGGACTCTTTGGGATTTATACTATCTCGCAGGCTGCAGCTGCTGGAGAT GTTATCAAGGCTGCATATAACCAAGTAAAAACAATTGCTGAGGGAAACCTTTCTGATACAGTCATCCAAGATGCCAA GAACAAGCTGAAAGCTGGATACCTAATGTCGATGGAGTCTTCTGAGGGTTTCCTGAATGAAGTCGGGTTCCAGGCTCTAGTTGCCGGTTCATATGTGCCGCCAAGCACAGTCTTTCAgcagattgactcagtggctgccacTGATGTCAAAAAT